In Rosa chinensis cultivar Old Blush chromosome 1, RchiOBHm-V2, whole genome shotgun sequence, a genomic segment contains:
- the LOC112173641 gene encoding cytochrome P450 CYP749A22 — MMSWLADPLTNFFSFLSVLLLLALIKAFHKLWWTPTRIQNLMAVQGIHGPPYRLIYGNTKEISNMQKEAMSRSINLSHDIFPRVQPHIHSWTKSYGKNYLQWYGLRPILVVTEPELCREILNNKDGVFPKQKPSNFLKKLVGDCISITEGEKWAKLRKLSNHAFHGKSLTNMLPDMIASADAMVERWKNHEGKEIDVYEEFRLFTSEVISRTAFGSSYLEGQNIFEMMMKFYPLLFKSLLKVRFPGMSKVFRTSDEIESDKLEKEIRDSIMEMVKKREQKAVTMSGEEESLGSDFLGLLLKAHHGANEKNRISMNELVEECRIFYFAGQETTNTLLAWTVVLLGRHQEWQEEARKEVLQLFGKQNPNPDGISKLKIMSMIINETLRLYTPGDLMGRTVAREVRLGKLLLPANVELHVPPLALHHDPQLWGQDAALFKPERFSEGVAKATKDNMASFMPFGLGPRMCVGINFAVTEAKIALSMILQRYSFTLSPGYVHSPSQFVTIRPQHGVQVILQSL, encoded by the exons ATGATGAGTTGGTTGGCAGACCCATTAACCAACTTCTTCAGCTTCTTGAGTGTGTTGCTTCTCTTAGCTCTGATCAAGGCCTTTCACAAACTATGGTGGACTCCGACTCGCATTCAGAACCTGATGGCTGTGCAGGGAATTCATGGTCCTCCTTACAGACTTATTTATGGGAACACCAAGGAAATCTCCAACATGCAAAAGGAAGCGATGAGCAGGTCCATAAATCTATCACATGATATATTTCCTAGAGTTCAACCTCATATTCACTCATGGACCAAGAGCTATG GGAAGAATTATCTTCAATGGTATGGTCTTCgacctattttggtggttacaGAACCTGAATTGTGCAGAGAGATCCTCAATAACAAAGATGGggttttcccaaaacagaagCCTAGTAACTTTTTGAAGAAGCTGGTAGGAGATTGCATTTCCATCACAGAAGGTGAAAAGTGGGcaaagttgagaaagttgtccAACCATGCCTTTCATGGAAAGAGCTTAACA AATATGCTCCCAGACATGATAGCTAGTGCCGACGCGATGGTAGAAAGGTGGAAAAATCATGAAGGGAAGgaaattgatgtgtatgaagaaTTTAGATTGTTCACTTCGGAAGTGATATCTAGGACAGCATTTGGCAGCAGCTACTTAGAAGGACAGAACATTTTTGAAATGATGATGAAGTTTTACCCTTTATTGTTCAAAAGCCTTCTCAAAGTCAGGTTTCCTGGAATGAG CAAGGTTTTTAGAACCAGTGATGAGATTGAATCAGACAAGCTTGAGAAAGAAATACGGGACTCCATAATGGAGATGGTTaagaaaagagaacaaaagGCAGTGACTATGAGTGGCGAAGAAGAAAGCTTGGGAAGTGATTTTCTAGGATTGCTTTTGAAGGCTCATCATGGTGCCAATGAGAAAAATCGGATTTCAATGAACGAATTAGTTGAAGAGTGCAGGATATTTTACTTTGCTGGACAAGAGACCACTAATACTCTACTTGCTTGGACTGTTGTTCTTCTGGGACGACATCAAGAATGGCAAGAGGAAGCGAGAAAAGAAGTCCTACAATTATTTGGGaaacaaaatccaaatcctGATGGcatttcaaaactcaaaata ATGAGCATGATCATCAATGAGACTCTAAGGCTGTATACTCCTGGTGATCTGATGGGAAGGACAGTTGCAAGGGAAGTTAGACTGGGAAAACTCCTACTTCCTGCAAATGTTGAATTGCATGTCCCACCTTTAGCACTTCACCATGATCCTCAGTTATGGGGACAAGATGCTGCACTTTTTAAACCAGAACGATTCTCTGAAGGGGTTGCTAAAGCTACAAAGGATAATATGGCCTCATTCATGCCATTTGGATTGGGACCTAGAATGTGTGTGGGTATCAACTTTGCTGTCACTGAAGCAAAGATTGCTCTGTCAATGATTCTACAACGCTACTCATTTACCCTTTCCCCAGGTTATGTCCACTCGCCTTCTCAGTTTGTTACTATTCGTCCACAACATGGAGTTCAAGTAATTCTACAGTCACTTTGA
- the LOC112173650 gene encoding cytochrome P450 CYP749A22 isoform X1: protein MSSLGGLVFSLLSILFLFLLLVLIKIFHKLWWNPTRIQKLMALQGIKGPSYRFIHGNTKEISSMQKEAMSRPKSLSHDIFSHVQPHFYLWSRAYGKNFLQWHGSRAQLVITEPELCKEILNNKDRTFSKTDFPIFMKKLLGDGLVTTEGEKWGRMRKLANSAFHGESLKSLIPATIASAELMLERWKSHEEGKEIEIFEEFRLLTSEVISRTAFGSSYSEGKSIFDMLMKLAFLTFKNAFKARIPIISKIFKTSDDIEAEKLEKGVHDSIIEIVKKREQKAMTMSEEEKSFGSDFLGLLLKAHHDVDGNQRITVDDVVDECKTFYFAGQETTNSLLAWTVFLLALHTDWQKEARKEVLQLFGKQTPNPDGISKLTTMGMIINESLRLYPPVVSIYRKVAREVRLGKLLVPADLEILIPCLALQHEPQFWGQDVELFKPDRFSEGVAKATNNNMATFLPFGMGPRNCVGYNFATTEAKIALAMILQRYTFTLSPCYIHSPFRLLTVRPQHGIQVMLHSL, encoded by the exons ATGAGTTCTTTGGGAGGCCTAGTATTCAGTCTTTTAAGCATTCTGTTTTTGTTCCTTCTCTTAGTTCTGATCAAGATCTTTCACAAACTATGGTGGAATCCGACTCGCATACAGAAGCTGATGGCTTTGCAAGGAATCAAAGGTCCTTCTTACAGATTTATCCATGGAAATACTAAAGAAATCTCCAGCATGCAAAAGGAAGCAATGAGCAGGCCCAAAAGTTTGTCACATGATATATTTTCTCATGTTCAACCTCATTTCTACTTATGGAGCAGGGCATATG GTAAGAATTTTCTTCAATGGCATGGTTCTCGAGCTCAATTGGTCATTACAGAACCTGAGTTGTGCAAAGAGATACTAAATAACAAAGACAGAACTTTCTCGAAAACCGATTTCCCAATATTTATGAAGAAGCTATTGGGAGATGGACTTGTTACAACTGAAGGTGAAAAATGGGGAAGAATGCGAAAGCTGGCCAACTCTGCCTTCCATGGAGAGAGCTTAAAG AGTCTGATTCCTGCAACTATAGCTAGTGCTGAGTTGATGCTAGAGAGGTGGAAAAGTCATGAAGAAGGGAAAGAGATTGAGATATTTGAAGAATTTAGGTTGTTGACATCAGAAGTGATTTCCAGAACAGCATTTGGCAGCAGCTACTCAGAAGGGAAGAGCATTTTTGACATGTTGATGAAGTTAGCCTTCTTAACATTCAAAAATGCTTTCAAAGCTAGGATTCCTATCATCAG TAAGATTTTCAAAACCAGCGATGATATTGAAGCAGAGAAGCTTGAGAAAGGAGTACATGACTCCATAATAGAGATTGTCAAGAAAAGAGAACAGAAGGCAATGACTATGAGTGAGGAAGAAAAAAGTTTTGGGAGTGATTTTCTTGGATTACTTTTGAAAGCTCATCATGATGTCGATGGCAACCAGAGGATTACAGTGGATGATGTAGTTGATGAGTGCAAGACATTTTACTTTGCTGGACAAGAAACCACCAACAGTTTGCTAGCTTGGACTGTGTTTCTTCTGGCACTCCATACAGATTGGCAAAAGGAAGCAAGAAAAGAAGTGCTGCAATTATTTggcaaacaaactccaaaccctGATGGCATTTCCAAATTAACAACA ATGGGTATGATCATCAATGAGTCTCTAAGGTTATATCCTCCTGTTGTGTCCATTTATAGGAAAGTCGCACGAGAAGTTAGACTCGGAAAACTCCTTGTTCCAGCTGATCTTGAAATACTTATTCCATGTTTGGCCCTTCAGCATGAGCCTCAATTCTGGGGGCAAGATGTGGAATTGTTCAAACCAGACAGATTCTCAGAAGGGGTTGCTAAAGCTACCAACAATAACATGGCCACATTCTTACCCTTTGGAATGGGACCTAGAAATTGTGTGGGATACAATTTTGCAACCACTGAAGCCAAGATTGCTCTGGCAATGATTCTACAACGCTACACCTTCACACTTTCCCCGTGTTATATTCACTCACCCTTTCGGCTTCTTACAGTTCGGCCACAACATGGAATCCAAGTAATGCTACACTCACTGTGA
- the LOC112173650 gene encoding cytochrome P450 CYP749A22 isoform X2, with product MALQGIKGPSYRFIHGNTKEISSMQKEAMSRPKSLSHDIFSHVQPHFYLWSRAYGKNFLQWHGSRAQLVITEPELCKEILNNKDRTFSKTDFPIFMKKLLGDGLVTTEGEKWGRMRKLANSAFHGESLKSLIPATIASAELMLERWKSHEEGKEIEIFEEFRLLTSEVISRTAFGSSYSEGKSIFDMLMKLAFLTFKNAFKARIPIISKIFKTSDDIEAEKLEKGVHDSIIEIVKKREQKAMTMSEEEKSFGSDFLGLLLKAHHDVDGNQRITVDDVVDECKTFYFAGQETTNSLLAWTVFLLALHTDWQKEARKEVLQLFGKQTPNPDGISKLTTMGMIINESLRLYPPVVSIYRKVAREVRLGKLLVPADLEILIPCLALQHEPQFWGQDVELFKPDRFSEGVAKATNNNMATFLPFGMGPRNCVGYNFATTEAKIALAMILQRYTFTLSPCYIHSPFRLLTVRPQHGIQVMLHSL from the exons ATGGCTTTGCAAGGAATCAAAGGTCCTTCTTACAGATTTATCCATGGAAATACTAAAGAAATCTCCAGCATGCAAAAGGAAGCAATGAGCAGGCCCAAAAGTTTGTCACATGATATATTTTCTCATGTTCAACCTCATTTCTACTTATGGAGCAGGGCATATG GTAAGAATTTTCTTCAATGGCATGGTTCTCGAGCTCAATTGGTCATTACAGAACCTGAGTTGTGCAAAGAGATACTAAATAACAAAGACAGAACTTTCTCGAAAACCGATTTCCCAATATTTATGAAGAAGCTATTGGGAGATGGACTTGTTACAACTGAAGGTGAAAAATGGGGAAGAATGCGAAAGCTGGCCAACTCTGCCTTCCATGGAGAGAGCTTAAAG AGTCTGATTCCTGCAACTATAGCTAGTGCTGAGTTGATGCTAGAGAGGTGGAAAAGTCATGAAGAAGGGAAAGAGATTGAGATATTTGAAGAATTTAGGTTGTTGACATCAGAAGTGATTTCCAGAACAGCATTTGGCAGCAGCTACTCAGAAGGGAAGAGCATTTTTGACATGTTGATGAAGTTAGCCTTCTTAACATTCAAAAATGCTTTCAAAGCTAGGATTCCTATCATCAG TAAGATTTTCAAAACCAGCGATGATATTGAAGCAGAGAAGCTTGAGAAAGGAGTACATGACTCCATAATAGAGATTGTCAAGAAAAGAGAACAGAAGGCAATGACTATGAGTGAGGAAGAAAAAAGTTTTGGGAGTGATTTTCTTGGATTACTTTTGAAAGCTCATCATGATGTCGATGGCAACCAGAGGATTACAGTGGATGATGTAGTTGATGAGTGCAAGACATTTTACTTTGCTGGACAAGAAACCACCAACAGTTTGCTAGCTTGGACTGTGTTTCTTCTGGCACTCCATACAGATTGGCAAAAGGAAGCAAGAAAAGAAGTGCTGCAATTATTTggcaaacaaactccaaaccctGATGGCATTTCCAAATTAACAACA ATGGGTATGATCATCAATGAGTCTCTAAGGTTATATCCTCCTGTTGTGTCCATTTATAGGAAAGTCGCACGAGAAGTTAGACTCGGAAAACTCCTTGTTCCAGCTGATCTTGAAATACTTATTCCATGTTTGGCCCTTCAGCATGAGCCTCAATTCTGGGGGCAAGATGTGGAATTGTTCAAACCAGACAGATTCTCAGAAGGGGTTGCTAAAGCTACCAACAATAACATGGCCACATTCTTACCCTTTGGAATGGGACCTAGAAATTGTGTGGGATACAATTTTGCAACCACTGAAGCCAAGATTGCTCTGGCAATGATTCTACAACGCTACACCTTCACACTTTCCCCGTGTTATATTCACTCACCCTTTCGGCTTCTTACAGTTCGGCCACAACATGGAATCCAAGTAATGCTACACTCACTGTGA